Proteins encoded in a region of the Fibrobacter sp. UWP2 genome:
- a CDS encoding diacylglycerol kinase family protein, whose amino-acid sequence MYKFVFLINPISGGGQGKLIHEFLPEIMKSMEFADSEWKAEFTKSEGMREQICEALSNTETLIAVGGDGTVSAVLSAMLTGDYASRVKIGLIPLGTGNDLARVLNLYKPFVDRGLLFLVRRLLRARATPFDIWKVNGKFAMANYFSAGIDARIAHDFNQDRANGVISSSSVVANKLHYVRRFFADRNYMLKKATLGYRDVDGNCESADITGHRTVIVGNIPSFASGANPFYKSNMADGCLEVVDVPNMFNFMMAIAIGNIPLLGFIYKKYFLKSRKVRSLKLVVAADEFLQLDGEDLSGKVQGDITIEFASQVQMLALGD is encoded by the coding sequence ATGTATAAGTTCGTATTCCTCATTAACCCCATTAGCGGCGGCGGCCAAGGCAAGCTCATCCACGAGTTCCTGCCCGAGATCATGAAGTCCATGGAGTTTGCCGACAGCGAATGGAAGGCGGAATTCACCAAGAGTGAGGGGATGAGGGAACAGATTTGCGAGGCGCTCTCGAATACGGAAACGCTCATTGCCGTGGGTGGCGACGGGACTGTCTCGGCGGTGCTTTCGGCGATGCTTACGGGCGATTACGCCAGCAGGGTAAAGATTGGCTTGATTCCCCTTGGCACGGGCAACGACCTGGCGCGCGTTTTGAACTTGTACAAGCCGTTTGTGGACCGCGGCTTGCTGTTTTTGGTGCGCCGCCTGTTGCGTGCGCGAGCCACTCCTTTTGACATTTGGAAGGTCAACGGCAAGTTTGCGATGGCGAACTACTTCTCTGCCGGAATCGATGCGCGAATAGCCCATGACTTTAACCAGGATCGCGCAAACGGTGTGATTTCGAGTTCTTCGGTCGTTGCCAACAAGCTACACTATGTGCGCCGCTTTTTTGCCGATCGCAATTATATGCTCAAGAAGGCGACACTCGGTTATCGCGATGTTGACGGTAACTGCGAATCCGCTGACATCACGGGGCACCGCACTGTGATTGTGGGCAACATCCCGAGTTTTGCGAGCGGCGCGAATCCGTTTTACAAGTCGAATATGGCCGACGGTTGTTTGGAAGTGGTGGACGTGCCGAACATGTTCAATTTTATGATGGCGATTGCCATCGGGAATATCCCGCTTTTGGGCTTTATCTACAAAAAGTACTTCTTGAAATCGAGGAAGGTGCGCTCTTTAAAGCTGGTTGTGGCTGCCGATGAATTTTTGCAGCTCGACGGCGAGGATTTGAGCGGTAAGGTCCAGGGCGACATCACTATTGAGTTTGCCAGCCAAGTGCAAATGCTGGCATTGGGGGATTGA
- a CDS encoding UDP-3-O-(3-hydroxymyristoyl)glucosamine N-acyltransferase: MTPVALSAVLEWLGNSGFVKDGDSAAMDGADFLLTGFAAIEKACETDVSFWLGNLSKNETNANGVSESVLANVKAGIVFVPTDVSKAQVPGARCVVPVKNPYHVMVEFLNRFVTDTMGQVTGCAATAEVHPSAVVEGFVGEGTRVGPNCVVMRGARVGANCVLEANVTIYPNVVVGEDCVFQAGSVIGSRGFGFYENEGKRLPVPHLAGVVIGDRCSFGANMVVAAGFVSPTTIGNDSHFDSFVQIGHNSQVGNNVYMASQSGIAGTVTVEDDVEFAGGVQSAGHLTIGKGARVAAKAGVTKSIPAGKVVAGFPAEDINLWRKSVVSLRVLAKKK, encoded by the coding sequence ATGACTCCGGTTGCGCTCTCTGCTGTTTTAGAATGGCTCGGCAATTCAGGCTTTGTTAAGGACGGCGACTCGGCAGCTATGGACGGCGCCGATTTTTTGTTGACCGGGTTTGCCGCCATAGAAAAGGCGTGCGAAACGGATGTCTCGTTTTGGTTGGGGAATCTATCGAAGAACGAGACGAATGCGAACGGTGTTTCGGAATCGGTTTTGGCGAACGTGAAGGCGGGCATTGTGTTTGTGCCGACAGACGTTTCGAAAGCGCAAGTGCCTGGAGCGCGTTGCGTGGTTCCCGTCAAGAACCCCTACCATGTGATGGTCGAATTCCTGAACCGTTTTGTGACCGATACAATGGGCCAAGTTACGGGGTGTGCGGCGACGGCCGAAGTTCACCCGTCGGCCGTGGTGGAAGGCTTTGTGGGCGAGGGGACCAGGGTTGGTCCCAATTGCGTTGTGATGCGTGGAGCCCGCGTGGGGGCAAACTGCGTGCTCGAGGCGAACGTGACCATTTACCCGAACGTGGTGGTGGGCGAGGACTGCGTTTTCCAGGCGGGCTCGGTCATAGGTTCCCGTGGTTTTGGTTTTTATGAGAACGAGGGCAAACGTCTACCGGTGCCCCATTTGGCAGGCGTTGTCATTGGCGACCGCTGCAGTTTTGGTGCCAACATGGTAGTGGCCGCGGGCTTTGTTTCGCCCACAACAATTGGCAACGACAGCCATTTTGATTCGTTTGTCCAAATTGGGCACAACAGCCAGGTGGGCAACAATGTGTACATGGCTTCGCAGTCGGGCATTGCCGGCACGGTCACCGTGGAAGATGACGTGGAGTTTGCCGGGGGAGTGCAGTCGGCGGGGCATTTGACCATTGGCAAGGGCGCCCGTGTTGCCGCCAAGGCAGGAGTCACCAAGAGCATTCCCGCAGGGAAGGTGGTCGCTGGTTTCCCCGCCGAGGACATCAATTTGTGGCGCAAGTCCGTTGTGAGTCTTCGCGTGCTCGCCAAGAAAAAGTAA
- a CDS encoding UDP-3-O-acyl-N-acetylglucosamine deacetylase produces MQVDICERNSQLEPRVMWSVNGKPFYGTDAAKCFDELKYSTARTSVYANGEASFDGAPARLASPEHLAPVFLMWPRRRFNVDACAEGAAPCSAELPMLDGSALPFFHAVRKQAGTPEELVFYDAPVTDSWEWSTGAVRIYPSETFEVEYVLGFGSAASVAVYSAEDLYNIFEARTFIFESEYEKARQAGLLAGVDETCGLLLKDGDAALNATKYRVAEEPAFHKILDLLGDLTFVKPALPKIHIEILNGGHFHHHKIMEKVLPYAIRCRICP; encoded by the coding sequence GTGCAGGTCGATATTTGCGAACGCAATTCGCAATTGGAACCGCGAGTGATGTGGAGTGTGAACGGCAAGCCTTTTTACGGGACCGATGCCGCGAAGTGTTTTGACGAATTGAAGTACAGTACTGCGCGGACCTCCGTATACGCTAACGGGGAAGCTTCCTTTGACGGTGCGCCTGCACGCTTGGCGTCACCCGAGCACTTGGCGCCAGTTTTTTTGATGTGGCCGCGCCGCCGATTTAACGTGGATGCTTGCGCCGAAGGTGCCGCACCCTGCTCAGCGGAGTTGCCCATGCTCGACGGGAGCGCTCTCCCTTTTTTCCATGCGGTGCGCAAGCAGGCGGGCACGCCCGAGGAACTCGTTTTTTACGACGCTCCTGTGACCGACAGCTGGGAATGGAGTACGGGGGCGGTTCGCATTTACCCGAGTGAAACTTTTGAAGTGGAGTATGTGCTCGGCTTTGGTTCGGCGGCGAGTGTCGCTGTTTACTCGGCTGAGGACCTGTACAATATTTTTGAAGCTCGGACGTTTATTTTTGAAAGCGAATACGAAAAGGCCCGCCAAGCGGGGCTTTTGGCCGGAGTTGACGAAACTTGCGGCCTGTTGCTTAAAGATGGAGATGCCGCTTTGAACGCGACAAAGTACCGTGTTGCCGAAGAGCCCGCGTTCCACAAGATTCTTGACTTGCTTGGGGACTTGACATTTGTGAAGCCCGCCCTCCCCAAGATTCATATTGAAATCCTCAACGGCGGGCATTTTCACCACCACAAAATCATGGAGAAGGTATTGCCCTATGCTATACGATGCAGAATTTGTCCATAA
- a CDS encoding 3-hydroxyacyl-ACP dehydratase FabZ family protein: MLYDAEFVHNLLPQKAPFAFVDEILELQKGDPESPDESLRMPKIKAVWHLSGEEKFFGGHFPGNPVLPGVLQVESMAQAATIMTQIARPEVVEGKRPAFIGVDNCRFRAAVIPPADLTLIVEMTMARRTLFKYHGKIMQGETLVCEADFSAAMVK; the protein is encoded by the coding sequence ATGCTATACGATGCAGAATTTGTCCATAATCTTTTGCCGCAAAAGGCCCCGTTTGCCTTTGTCGACGAAATCCTCGAACTGCAGAAGGGAGACCCCGAATCCCCAGACGAATCCCTGCGCATGCCGAAGATTAAGGCTGTTTGGCATTTGAGTGGCGAAGAAAAGTTCTTTGGCGGTCATTTCCCGGGCAACCCGGTTTTGCCGGGAGTTCTCCAGGTGGAATCGATGGCGCAGGCAGCGACCATCATGACGCAAATCGCCCGTCCAGAAGTGGTCGAGGGCAAGCGCCCGGCCTTTATTGGTGTGGACAACTGCCGTTTCCGCGCGGCCGTGATTCCCCCTGCCGACTTGACTTTGATCGTCGAGATGACCATGGCGCGTCGTACTCTATTCAAGTACCATGGAAAAATCATGCAGGGCGAGACCCTGGTTTGCGAAGCCGACTTTAGCGCGGCCATGGTAAAATGA